Proteins from a single region of Lujinxingia litoralis:
- a CDS encoding LysR family transcriptional regulator: protein MNSEDLQMVLVVLEVARQGSISRAAEGLGMSQPTVSRLVRAFEASLGTSMFVRHARGVRPTPRAEAILESARHVEEAMRGLERVARGVNDEVAGEIRIAASEIIGVEVLLPRVADLRASHPALNVAFVLGNLAVDLEGGEADIAVRLFRPRGLSLVARRVGCVPTGFYASRAYLDAHGRPGTLESLLDHELIGFDPRGPMRELFSDIDARFTPERFRLATDSLTGQLVAARSGAGIAVLQDPIAQKYPELERVEVGETPGLPLWTTTHEDLRDAPHVRAALVWLQQVLEAYVGAEPWLEAEEPGGPKV from the coding sequence ATGAATAGCGAAGACCTCCAGATGGTGCTTGTGGTTCTCGAAGTAGCGCGTCAGGGCTCGATCTCGCGGGCGGCGGAGGGGCTTGGCATGAGTCAACCCACCGTGAGCCGTCTGGTTCGGGCCTTTGAGGCGTCGTTGGGGACCTCCATGTTTGTCCGGCACGCCCGTGGGGTGCGTCCCACTCCCCGGGCCGAGGCGATCCTTGAGTCTGCGCGTCATGTTGAAGAGGCGATGCGTGGGCTGGAGCGCGTGGCCCGGGGCGTGAACGACGAGGTAGCGGGGGAGATTCGAATTGCGGCAAGTGAAATCATCGGGGTGGAGGTGTTGCTGCCACGTGTCGCCGACCTGCGTGCATCCCACCCCGCGCTCAACGTGGCCTTCGTACTGGGGAACCTTGCCGTAGATCTTGAGGGAGGGGAGGCAGATATCGCCGTGCGGCTCTTTCGGCCCCGGGGGTTAAGTCTGGTCGCGCGTCGCGTTGGGTGTGTGCCAACCGGCTTTTACGCATCCAGGGCGTATCTGGATGCCCATGGTCGACCTGGCACCCTTGAGTCCCTGCTGGACCATGAACTCATCGGTTTCGATCCGCGTGGACCCATGAGGGAGCTTTTCTCGGATATCGACGCGCGATTTACCCCGGAGCGCTTTCGTCTGGCGACCGACTCGCTCACCGGGCAGCTCGTGGCGGCTCGCTCGGGTGCGGGCATCGCGGTTCTTCAGGACCCCATCGCCCAGAAGTATCCTGAGCTTGAGCGCGTCGAGGTTGGTGAGACGCCCGGGCTCCCGCTCTGGACGACGACGCATGAAGATCTTCGTGATGCCCCGCATGTGCGGGCCGCGCTTGTCTGGCTTCAGCAGGTGCTTGAAGCCTATGTCGGCGCTGAACCCTGGCTCGAGGCTGAAGAACCCGGCGGGCCGAAGGTATAA
- a CDS encoding SMI1/KNR4 family protein codes for MQLPDLQGFWQDSDYGRREYVDEPPSDGMVAEVERELGYRLPEAYVALARIQNGGIPERTSHRTREATSWAEDHIAITGIYSIGRAKRCSLLGGFGSRFWIEEWGYPEIGIYFADCPSAGHDMMCLDYRECGPEGEPRVVHVDQEGDYAITPVAESFEAFIRGLESDEAFDLE; via the coding sequence ATGCAACTACCAGACCTTCAGGGGTTTTGGCAGGATTCTGACTATGGGCGTCGCGAGTACGTGGACGAGCCTCCGAGTGATGGCATGGTGGCCGAGGTGGAGCGCGAGCTCGGCTATCGCCTTCCGGAGGCCTATGTGGCACTGGCCCGGATCCAGAACGGAGGTATTCCGGAGCGGACGAGTCATCGCACCCGGGAAGCCACATCCTGGGCGGAGGACCACATTGCGATCACCGGGATCTATTCGATCGGACGGGCCAAGCGCTGCTCTCTGTTGGGTGGGTTCGGGAGTCGGTTCTGGATTGAGGAGTGGGGGTACCCGGAGATTGGCATTTACTTCGCGGATTGCCCCTCGGCCGGACACGATATGATGTGTCTGGATTATCGGGAGTGCGGTCCCGAGGGAGAGCCGCGGGTGGTGCATGTGGATCAGGAGGGTGACTACGCGATCACGCCCGTGGCGGAGTCGTTTGAGGCGTTCATCCGAGGGTTGGAGTCCGATGAGGCCTTCGATCTGGAGTAG
- a CDS encoding META domain-containing protein, with translation MAHDKTPLLGEEWIVEDIAGEGVIDNSRATLHFLPEGRLAGRATCNRMMGTYQSEESQLTLSPAGTTMMACPEALMNQERKLMALLPKVESYRIDETGALILMTADGTTIVARR, from the coding sequence ATGGCCCACGACAAAACGCCTCTTTTGGGCGAGGAATGGATTGTTGAAGACATCGCCGGAGAGGGCGTGATCGATAATAGCCGTGCCACCCTTCACTTTTTGCCCGAAGGTCGATTGGCCGGCCGAGCCACCTGCAATCGCATGATGGGGACCTACCAGAGCGAAGAGTCGCAACTGACCCTCTCGCCGGCGGGCACTACGATGATGGCGTGCCCGGAGGCGTTGATGAATCAGGAGCGGAAGCTGATGGCTCTGCTGCCCAAGGTGGAAAGCTATCGTATCGACGAGACCGGTGCGCTGATTCTGATGACCGCAGACGGTACGACGATTGTGGCCCGGCGTTAG
- a CDS encoding YeiH family protein, translating to MFKRMIEPGHGAWLIPLGAVLVLATGVSGATALFAGALLGILVGNPWLGVTRRLTKRFLAAAVVGLGAGMNLLEVAAAGLDGLGYTLLSIAGCLAAGFFLSRRLGVDDPTGILISVGTAICGGSAIAAAAPTVRANDEQVTVALATVFVLNGLALFIFPPLGHLVGLSQADFGLWSALAIHDTSSVVGASMNYGDEALKIATTTKLTRALWIVPVTFGLSALIARRNNAGDTPQPRAKRPWFILGFIAVAALVTYVPELRPLGNTVHGLATHLMVLTLFLVGAGLTRATLRGLSIKPLQLGVILWVLVASISLLVIAAPF from the coding sequence ATGTTTAAGCGTATGATTGAGCCGGGCCATGGCGCCTGGTTGATTCCCCTGGGCGCGGTGTTGGTACTCGCCACAGGCGTCTCAGGTGCCACGGCCCTCTTCGCCGGCGCCCTCCTCGGCATCCTTGTCGGGAACCCCTGGCTCGGCGTCACTCGCCGTCTCACCAAACGATTCCTCGCAGCCGCCGTCGTGGGGCTCGGGGCCGGCATGAACCTCCTTGAGGTTGCTGCGGCGGGCCTCGACGGTCTGGGATATACCTTGCTGAGCATCGCCGGCTGTCTGGCGGCCGGCTTCTTTTTATCAAGGCGCCTGGGAGTCGACGATCCCACCGGCATCCTCATTTCGGTGGGAACCGCCATCTGCGGCGGCAGCGCCATCGCCGCAGCCGCCCCGACAGTGCGCGCCAACGACGAGCAGGTGACGGTAGCCCTGGCCACCGTTTTTGTGCTCAACGGCCTGGCCCTCTTCATCTTCCCACCTCTGGGCCACCTGGTGGGCCTTTCCCAGGCCGACTTCGGCCTCTGGTCCGCCCTGGCGATTCATGACACGAGCTCCGTCGTCGGCGCCTCAATGAACTACGGCGATGAAGCCCTGAAGATCGCGACGACCACGAAGCTAACCCGCGCCCTCTGGATCGTCCCCGTCACGTTTGGGCTCAGCGCGCTCATCGCTCGCCGCAACAACGCAGGCGACACCCCGCAACCCCGTGCCAAACGCCCCTGGTTCATTCTGGGCTTTATCGCCGTCGCCGCACTGGTGACCTACGTCCCCGAGCTGCGTCCTCTCGGCAACACCGTCCACGGCCTGGCCACGCACTTAATGGTCCTCACGCTCTTCCTCGTAGGCGCCGGCTTAACCCGCGCTACCCTCAGAGGTCTGAGCATCAAACCCCTGCAACTCGGCGTAATCCTCTGGGTGCTCGTGGCGAGCATCTCGCTCCTGGTCATTGCCGCCCCTTTCTGA
- a CDS encoding nucleotidyltransferase domain-containing protein, whose translation MHDILELANANQQKARQIIETTGVVDAWKSIGADVHLVGSLKTGLLMKHRDIDFHIYTSDLDIAESFQVMGQLAAHPGILRAEWVDGSHSDEHCLEWHAWYRDEEGREWQLDMIQILRGSTYEGYFERVAERINAVLTPETRQVILALKYATPDSESIAGIEYYQAVLRDGVRTWSEFVAWRQAHPLTGVVEWCP comes from the coding sequence ATGCATGACATTCTGGAACTCGCGAACGCCAACCAGCAGAAAGCACGCCAGATCATTGAGACAACAGGCGTCGTGGACGCCTGGAAGAGCATCGGCGCGGACGTACACCTGGTGGGCTCGCTAAAAACGGGCCTGCTGATGAAGCACCGCGACATCGACTTTCACATCTACACCTCCGACTTAGATATCGCCGAGAGTTTCCAGGTCATGGGCCAACTGGCAGCGCACCCGGGCATCCTCCGGGCCGAATGGGTCGACGGAAGTCATAGCGACGAGCACTGTCTGGAGTGGCACGCCTGGTATCGCGACGAGGAGGGCCGCGAATGGCAGCTGGATATGATTCAGATCCTGCGAGGCTCGACCTACGAGGGCTACTTCGAGCGGGTCGCCGAGCGCATCAACGCGGTCCTGACGCCTGAGACAAGACAAGTGATCCTGGCACTGAAGTATGCCACTCCAGACTCCGAATCTATCGCCGGCATCGAGTATTATCAGGCCGTCCTGCGCGATGGTGTTCGCACCTGGAGCGAGTTTGTCGCCTGGCGACAGGCTCATCCCCTGACCGGCGTCGTTGAGTGGTGTCCATAA
- a CDS encoding YdeI/OmpD-associated family protein, with translation MNTTDVDSFLRDGCGRCDHYQTPQCTVHLWTDALVALRELLQDSELVEAMKWGSPCYAFKGKNVAMIVSRREWCGLSLFRGAELTDESHLLEKPGPNTRVARVIKFTTVDEVLERRSQIVELVQQAIELVRQGKEAPQARELESMPLELDQKLSAEPELAAAFAALTPGRQRSHILHISGAKKPETRQRRVEKCIPKILAGRGFNER, from the coding sequence GTGAACACCACAGATGTCGATTCGTTCCTTCGCGATGGTTGCGGTCGTTGCGACCACTATCAAACGCCGCAGTGTACCGTGCATCTCTGGACCGATGCGCTCGTGGCGCTGCGCGAACTCCTCCAGGACTCGGAGCTGGTCGAGGCGATGAAGTGGGGTTCCCCCTGCTACGCGTTTAAGGGGAAGAACGTTGCCATGATCGTTTCCCGTAGAGAATGGTGCGGGCTTAGCCTCTTCCGAGGCGCGGAACTCACCGACGAGAGCCATCTTTTGGAGAAGCCGGGACCGAACACGCGTGTGGCGCGTGTGATCAAATTCACGACGGTGGACGAGGTCCTGGAGAGGCGTTCGCAGATTGTGGAGCTCGTTCAGCAGGCGATCGAACTTGTTCGCCAGGGTAAAGAAGCGCCTCAAGCCCGGGAACTTGAGTCGATGCCCCTTGAACTGGATCAGAAACTCAGCGCGGAGCCGGAGCTAGCAGCCGCCTTCGCGGCCCTGACGCCCGGTCGGCAGCGCAGCCATATCCTTCATATCTCGGGAGCAAAGAAACCCGAGACTCGCCAACGACGCGTTGAGAAGTGCATCCCGAAGATTCTGGCGGGAAGAGGCTTCAACGAGCGCTAG
- a CDS encoding substrate-binding domain-containing protein has translation MNDTTAISLVRDRRTAAGLSQAELAARIGVSRQTLNAIETGRQVPSTTLALLLARALRCSVDELFRLSGGPVVQVRLADASPCATRVVVGRVDGALVAHPLQDERSAADGVVLEREEARASALVELLSDSADVDCNLLIAGCAPLLGALAGRLGRRYRDARSTWIHADSSRALQLVTQGLVHIAGMHLASEVDAEAHARAARRAFPGQNTAIIHLARWRQGLVVAPGNPLSLQAGADLGRDDVRRALRSPGSGARQVFERAVGDPGGLDMTRADLLAADHAEVARLVRMGIADVGVAIESAAIAEGLTFIPLSEERFELLVPESRLESPAVARFVDLIDQPTFRAEASLMPGYDLAAAGHAATVCASQE, from the coding sequence TTGAACGACACAACTGCGATCTCTCTTGTTCGCGACAGGCGCACGGCCGCCGGCCTCTCTCAGGCAGAGTTGGCAGCCCGCATTGGGGTGTCTCGTCAGACGCTGAACGCGATTGAGACGGGCCGCCAGGTCCCGTCGACGACGCTGGCGCTCTTGCTTGCCAGGGCGCTCCGTTGCTCGGTGGATGAACTCTTCCGGCTTTCGGGAGGCCCGGTGGTGCAAGTTCGCCTGGCCGACGCCAGTCCATGCGCCACGAGGGTGGTGGTGGGGCGAGTGGATGGCGCGCTTGTGGCGCATCCATTACAGGACGAACGTAGTGCTGCGGACGGTGTCGTTCTGGAAAGGGAGGAGGCGCGAGCATCTGCGCTCGTCGAACTTCTGAGCGATTCGGCCGACGTGGATTGCAATCTTCTTATCGCGGGGTGTGCGCCGCTGCTCGGGGCGTTGGCCGGGCGTCTAGGCCGCCGCTACCGCGACGCCAGATCAACCTGGATACATGCTGACAGCAGCCGAGCCCTCCAACTTGTGACCCAGGGGCTGGTGCATATCGCGGGAATGCATCTGGCCAGCGAGGTGGATGCCGAGGCTCACGCTCGAGCGGCAAGACGTGCCTTTCCGGGGCAAAATACTGCGATTATTCACCTTGCGCGCTGGCGTCAGGGGCTCGTCGTGGCTCCCGGAAATCCGCTTTCACTCCAGGCGGGCGCGGATCTGGGCCGCGATGACGTCCGCCGGGCGTTGCGCTCGCCAGGTTCCGGAGCTCGTCAGGTGTTCGAGCGTGCGGTGGGCGATCCGGGCGGGCTGGATATGACCCGAGCCGACCTTCTGGCGGCCGATCATGCCGAGGTCGCTCGGCTGGTCCGGATGGGGATCGCGGATGTAGGGGTCGCGATTGAATCTGCTGCGATCGCCGAAGGGCTCACGTTCATCCCGCTTTCGGAGGAGCGCTTCGAACTCCTCGTTCCGGAGTCCCGTCTTGAGAGCCCAGCGGTCGCTCGCTTTGTCGACCTTATCGACCAACCCACCTTCCGAGCGGAGGCCTCGCTCATGCCTGGTTACGACCTTGCCGCGGCCGGACACGCCGCGACCGTATGCGCGTCGCAGGAGTGA
- a CDS encoding ribonucleoside-diphosphate reductase subunit alpha: MNDAPAPPAPSTPTAQNRHVRIMTRDGSPESVSLDRIVDAISRCADGLDQVVPQRVALRTIEGIFDGATQRELEDLSIQVAASLMLEEPEYSRLAARLLAQRMSADVEAEGVTSFSQGIFAGHAVGRYNDRLHHFVRAHAPQLDALIAPERDHLFEYFGLKTLHDRYLLRDSEHQRLLELPQYFFLRIACALSEGFDEALELYNLLSRLEYLPSSPTLFNAGTCYEQLSSCFLLDSPADELPDIYRSYTDVAMLSKFSGGIGMAFHRVRARGSLIRSTNGRSNGIIPWLKTLDASVAAVNQGGKRKGACCVYLEPWHADIEEFLELRDNTGDEAARTHNLNIANWVPDLFMRRVEADADWSLFDPKHVPELPDLYGDAFEQRYEEAERAGLASRTIKARDLYARMIRTLAQTGNGWMTFKDHANRACNQTALPGRTVHLSNLCTEIIEVTSGEETAVCNLGSINLARHTRIDSTGEVHFDFDQLAATVRRAVRQLDRVIDLNYYPIPSTAASNSRWRPVGLGLMGLQDVFFQMRLPFDSPRARTLSQHISEEIYFNALTTSLELAAELGPHAAFDETRAARGELQFDAWNVTPSEPERWERLRAKIQQVGLRNSLLCAVAPTATIASIAGCFECIEPQVSNLFKRETLSGDFLQVNRYLVAELKQLGRWDDEMRDRLKESEGSVQAIDALPDELRALFRTAWELPMRSLIDMAADRGAFIDQSQSLNLFIESPTIGQLSSMYFYAWKRGLKTTYYLRSRPATRIARATRRTPDAAAVACSLENPDICEACQ; this comes from the coding sequence ATGAACGACGCCCCTGCCCCCCCAGCCCCATCCACGCCCACCGCACAGAACCGGCACGTGCGTATCATGACGCGTGATGGCTCCCCTGAAAGCGTGAGCCTGGACCGGATCGTGGACGCGATCTCACGATGCGCCGACGGCCTTGACCAGGTTGTTCCGCAGCGCGTCGCCCTTCGCACCATCGAGGGCATCTTTGACGGCGCGACCCAACGCGAACTCGAGGACCTCTCGATTCAGGTCGCAGCCTCGCTGATGCTTGAAGAGCCCGAATACTCTCGCCTGGCTGCCAGGCTACTGGCGCAGCGCATGAGCGCCGATGTCGAGGCCGAGGGAGTCACCTCGTTCTCGCAAGGCATCTTCGCCGGACACGCAGTCGGGCGTTACAATGACCGCCTCCATCACTTTGTGCGTGCACACGCCCCTCAACTCGATGCTCTCATCGCGCCAGAGCGCGATCACCTCTTTGAGTACTTCGGGCTGAAGACCTTGCACGACCGCTACCTGCTGCGAGACTCCGAGCACCAACGCCTGTTGGAGCTGCCGCAGTACTTCTTTCTGCGCATTGCGTGCGCACTGAGCGAAGGGTTCGATGAGGCGCTCGAGCTCTACAACCTCCTCTCCAGGCTGGAGTATCTCCCCAGCTCCCCCACGCTCTTCAACGCCGGCACCTGCTACGAGCAACTCTCCAGCTGCTTTCTCCTCGACTCTCCAGCCGACGAACTCCCCGACATCTACCGCAGCTATACCGACGTCGCGATGCTCTCGAAGTTCTCCGGCGGCATCGGCATGGCCTTCCACCGCGTGCGCGCACGCGGCTCCCTCATACGCAGCACCAACGGTCGCTCCAACGGTATCATCCCCTGGCTCAAAACACTGGATGCGTCCGTCGCCGCCGTGAACCAGGGCGGCAAGCGCAAGGGAGCCTGCTGCGTCTACCTGGAGCCCTGGCACGCGGATATCGAAGAGTTCCTGGAACTTCGTGACAACACCGGTGACGAGGCCGCACGCACGCATAACCTGAACATCGCCAACTGGGTTCCTGATCTCTTCATGCGCCGCGTCGAAGCCGACGCAGACTGGAGCCTCTTTGATCCGAAACACGTCCCGGAGCTACCCGACCTCTACGGCGACGCCTTCGAACAACGCTACGAAGAGGCCGAGCGGGCCGGACTCGCCAGCCGTACCATCAAAGCTCGTGATCTCTACGCACGCATGATTCGTACGCTGGCTCAGACCGGCAACGGGTGGATGACTTTTAAAGATCACGCCAACCGCGCCTGCAACCAGACCGCCCTCCCCGGACGAACTGTTCACCTCTCCAACCTTTGCACGGAGATCATTGAGGTGACCTCCGGAGAAGAGACCGCCGTCTGCAACCTGGGCTCGATCAATCTGGCCCGACACACCCGAATCGACTCCACGGGAGAGGTCCACTTTGACTTCGACCAGCTCGCCGCGACCGTACGACGAGCGGTGCGCCAGCTCGATCGGGTGATCGATCTCAACTACTACCCGATTCCCTCCACAGCAGCGTCAAACTCGCGTTGGCGCCCGGTCGGACTCGGACTCATGGGCCTGCAGGACGTGTTTTTTCAGATGCGTCTGCCCTTCGACAGTCCCCGGGCGCGCACTCTCTCCCAACACATCTCCGAAGAAATCTACTTTAACGCCCTGACCACCTCCCTCGAACTCGCCGCAGAACTCGGCCCCCACGCCGCGTTTGATGAAACCCGTGCCGCCCGTGGGGAGCTCCAGTTTGATGCGTGGAACGTGACGCCAAGCGAGCCCGAACGCTGGGAGCGTCTGCGCGCAAAGATTCAGCAGGTGGGGCTGCGCAACTCTCTGCTCTGCGCCGTCGCCCCGACCGCCACCATCGCCTCGATCGCCGGCTGCTTCGAGTGCATCGAGCCCCAGGTCTCAAACCTCTTCAAACGCGAAACCCTCTCCGGCGACTTCCTCCAGGTAAACCGCTACCTGGTCGCCGAACTCAAACAACTCGGGCGCTGGGACGACGAGATGCGTGACCGCCTTAAGGAGAGCGAAGGCTCAGTCCAGGCCATCGATGCGCTCCCCGACGAACTGCGGGCTCTCTTTCGAACCGCCTGGGAACTCCCGATGCGCTCGTTGATCGATATGGCCGCCGACCGCGGCGCGTTCATCGACCAGAGCCAGTCGCTCAACCTCTTCATCGAGAGTCCGACGATCGGACAACTCTCGTCGATGTACTTCTACGCCTGGAAACGCGGTCTGAAGACGACCTACTACCTGCGCTCTCGGCCGGCCACCCGGATCGCCCGGGCGACCCGGCGTACCCCCGACGCCGCGGCGGTGGCGTGCTCACTCGAAAACCCTGACATCTGCGAGGCCTGCCAATGA